A genomic region of Sulfobacillus acidophilus DSM 10332 contains the following coding sequences:
- a CDS encoding regulatory protein MarR (PFAM: MarR family~InterPro IPR000835~KEGG: mmi:MMAR_0125 MarR family transcriptional regulator~PFAM: HTH transcriptional regulator, MarR~SMART: HTH transcriptional regulator, MarR~SPTR: Transcriptional regulatory protein (MarR family)), translating to MQVISLSEPALFELWQSHQLSLTQFRCLRILQRDDYLAGDLAKRLGIQSTSLTRLLERLEARQLVERVLDHHDRRRIWVRLTDEGRRVVSDLDQWLESPIFQAIQELSEDERERLATALNLLADRIRTVTERAAFASERP from the coding sequence GTGCAAGTGATCAGTTTATCGGAGCCTGCACTGTTTGAGCTGTGGCAATCCCATCAGTTAAGCCTCACCCAATTTCGGTGTCTTCGGATTTTGCAACGGGATGATTATTTGGCGGGGGATTTGGCTAAACGTTTGGGCATTCAATCGACGTCGCTCACCCGATTGTTGGAACGGCTGGAGGCCCGCCAGCTGGTCGAACGGGTATTGGATCATCATGACCGGCGCCGCATTTGGGTGCGACTGACCGATGAGGGTCGGCGCGTGGTGTCCGATTTGGACCAGTGGCTGGAAAGCCCGATTTTTCAAGCCATTCAAGAACTATCGGAGGATGAACGTGAGCGGTTGGCTACAGCGCTGAATTTATTGGCTGACCGGATCCGCACCGTGACCGAACGGGCCGCTTTCGCCTCCGAACGGCCTTAG